TCCTGAATCATAATCACTAATGGTTAGTTTCTCACAACAAATAGCTTAGAACATGTGTCCTAAGCTATTGGTTTTATTTTGTTGTTAAACTAATCGCTTTACGGTACCATAATCAGGAGATACCTAATTATCTATTAGAAAAAATAGATTAACTTTTCCCAGTTAGTATATAAAGTTCATATATTTGAATCAATCGACTTTAAATCCATGTTTAAACGGATCATTTGGATCAATCAAGATATTTTGGAATCCTGATACAAACGCAGTACCCGTAATTTCAGTCACTACCGCATCCATATCCCCTAACCTTTCCCTCCTGACAGCCTTTCCAGTAAAGGTACCTCCTACGAAACCTTCACAAACAACCTCTTCTCCAAAATCCATCTCTCCTCTTCCTACCATTCTAGCTACCATAGCGGTAGTACCAGTACCTCCTGGAGAACGATCAGCTTGTCGATCACTAAAAATGTGTACGTTTTTATAAGTAGCTTCTGGAATTGTTGGTTTACTATAAAATGTTACAATATCAATTTTATCAATATATGGTTTTGTAGGATGTTTAACACTAACTTTTTGGTTAACTTTCTCTTTGATACGTGCAGCTAGTTCTTTTAATCGAGTACCATTTGAGACGTGGATCTCTTCTCCGATTTCGTCTGCATTTACCCACGCAAAGTAATTTCCACCAAAACTAATATCAGTCTTAATTTCACCGATACCTTCCAAATCAATGACTACATCTCTGTGCTCCAAAAAACCAGGTACATTTTCAAAAGTTACAGCTGTTACCCGATTGTTCTCAATTTTTACTGTTGGATATACTATTCCCGCTGGGGTTTCCAACACAAGCTTTGTTTCTGGTTCAGTTGCCTCTACCATTCCCATCTCTACTATTGCAGTTGAAACTCCAATAGTAGCATGCCCACACATATTTAGAAAATTAGTGTTATCCATGAAGATCACACCAAAATCAATTCCTTCCTTCGTTGGAGGGAGAAGTACAGCACCGAACATATCACGATGCCCTCTTGGTTCCTGTATTACGGATCGTCTTAACCAATCATAGTTTTCTGCCATATAGTCTCTTTGTTCTGCCACTGTCTCACCTTTAACCTTTAGTAGCCCTCCATTAATAATTCTAGTAGGTTCTCCAAATGTGTGCGTTTCAATTGTTTGTACCATATTGGAAAAAATCATAATATCATCTCCTTAAGTTATTGTACTAATAATCTTGGAAAGTAAAGCATGACGTCTGGATAGAAAATCATACCAATAAGAGCAACGATTAATACAGAAATGTACCAAATATTGTATTTACTAGCTTTTAACATATTTACTTTAGCGATGGCAGTTGTAATATATAACCCACTAGCAACTGGAGGTGTTTGTTGGCCAATTCCCCACACGATAATTACTACCATTGCAAATTGTAAAGGATCAATTGCAGTGGCTTGAACTAAAGGTAGAAATAACGGAACCAATACTACCACCATAACAGTACCATCAAAGATTAATCCTCCTATAAATAAAATAAGGCTGGCCATAAGCATTATCATAATTGGATTATCAGAAAAAGCCATAAATGGTCCCATCATCTGTTGGCCGATTCCCAAGGAAGAAAATGAGAAACCTAATATCGTAGCGGTTGCTACTATAAACATAACAAGCGCTGTATTACGAACACTATCCTCTAGTGCATTCATTAACTTTTTGAAGGTTAGTTCTTTATATATGAACCCTGCAACTAAGCCACATAATACCGCTAATGCCGCTGATTCGGTCGGTGTAACAACCCCCGTCATGATTCCACCTAGAATAATAGCTGGGACTAGTAAAGCTGGTATGGCATCTAAAAAGGTCTTATAAAAATTTCTTAAGCTGAAAGGTTGTTCTTCAACTACATAATCCTGTTTTAAAGAAACGAAATATGCAACTATCAGATATCCAAAAGCAATCATTAATCCGATTGGAATTCCAGTCAAAAAGAGATTGGCTACGGAAATTCCAGAAATAGATCCATAAAGTATCATTGGAACACTTGGCGGAATAAGGATTCCTAATGAAGACCCTGCCGAAGTTGTAGCTGCTGAAAAGCCTGGGGCATAACCTTTTTTATTCATTATAGGTATCATAATTTGCCCCACTGCAGCACTTGCTGCTGCAGCAGTACCTGTTATAGCTCCAAAAAATACCGAGGCTATCACATTAACAAAAGCGAGTCCACCTCTAACCATTCCAACAATTGATAATGCGAAATTAATTAACCGTTTGGACATTCCACTGTAATTCATCAATGATCCAGCTAAAATAAATAAAGGTATCGCCAGTAAAGGGAAGCTATTAGTTCCTTGGTAGAGTTGTTGAACGATTAAGCTCATTGGTAAATCAGTTAGTAAAAGTAAGAAGGCAACGGCGGTAACCCCAAGGGCAAAAGCGATCGGAACACCCAATGCAAGCATCAACAAAATAATCAATAACATTAATGCTGGGGTCATTACTCTCCCTCCTTACTTGGTTCATCACTTATTTTTCTATTTCTTATTTTTAATGTGAGCTCATAGATTTCCTTTATTAGTTGAATGAGAACTTCAATAAACATAAGTATAAAAGCGAGCCATATCATACCATAGGGAACCCACATTGGTAGTCCTGTTATAGGGAGGGTTGTTTTCCCTGCAGTCTGGATAAATGGATACGCCCATACATTTGTAATAGCCAGGAATGTTAACACAATTCCCTTTGAAACAATAAGAAGAAAGGGTTTAAGTATTGGAGAAAGCTTATCTTCTAAAAATGACATTTTTAAATGTTTATCTTCGAATGTACATTGGTACGCTCCTAAAAAAGTTATCCATATCATTGTCAAAAGTGCCATCTCTTCAGGCCATGGCAAAGGGCTACCAAGAGCCCTTCGAAATATAACCTGAATTAGAAGAATAACAAACATACTGAACAGAACAGTATTGTTTACATATTTAATTACTAGAAATACAGAGCGGTGAATAGTTTTCATCTAGTATCACCCTTATAATTGGTTGTTTACTGCTGAGTTTCGAGAATGTCATCAATAATCTCCTGGGCCTCTTCACCTAACTCCTCTGTTACATTTGTCCAAACAGATTGAGTCAATTCTTGGAAAGGCACAATATCTTCAATTACGTGTACATCCATTCCCCTTTCTTGAAAATCAGCGATCAAACTTTCATCTTGTTCTGCATTCAATTCCCTATTAGTATCTCTCCCTGCTTCTGCAGCCTCAACTAAAATACTTTGCTGTTCCTCAGTTAAACTGTCCCACTTGTCATAATTAATGAATAAAGAAGCTGGAGAATACACATGGTTAGTTATAGTTAAATATTCTTGAACATCATAAAATGATGAACTTTCCACAACCGATAATGGATTTTCTTGTCCGTCTATAGCTCCTTGTTGTAATGCTGTGAAAACTTCTGAAAATGACATTGGTAACGGATTAGCCCCTAATGCTTCAAATGTTTCTATCCTAACAGTACTTTCAGGTACTCGTACACTTAGGCCATCAAAGTCTTCTGGTGAAGTAATCTGCCTAGTACTATTTGTTACTTGTCTAAATCCATCTTCCCAAAAAGCTAAGTGTTTAAGATTATTATCTTCTAAATACCCACCAACTTGTTCACCAATTTCACCGTCCATAACATCCCAGGCGTTTTCTCTGTCAGTAAATATATATGGGAGAGAGAATATTTCTACATATGGATTTATTTGTGCTAACGGTGTAGATGAAATCCCAATGTCAATTGTCCCTAGTTCAGTACCTTCCTGAATCTCCGCGCCAGATCCTCCAAGGGCTCCACCACCATGAATCGCGATTGTAATTGCACCTTCAGTCTCCCTTTCGACTATTTCCTTGAACTCTTCAGCACCTATTCCCCAAGGGTGATCTGTAGGAAGTTCATAAGCAAAACTTAAAGTAATTGGGTCAGTTTCTACATTCGTACTCCCTTCTTCAGAAGAAGTACACCCCAAAAGAAGAATGAACAAGAGAAAAAACGAAAAACTAAGAATAACGTTCTGTTTAATCATTCAAAAATAACCCCTTCCTTGAATTATTATTTAGAGATTTACATATCTTCTAAGACAACGCTTTCATAATCTAGTACACCTTCCAGGTGAATTCTAAAGAGTTCTTCTACTTTATCACTATCTCGTTTTTCTAATGCTTCAAAAATATCTTGATGTTCATAAATAGACCGCTTTACCAAGTCCGGACGGGACATAAAAGAGTAACGAAATGAAATAATATAATCATGCAAATTCTCGAGTAATTTAACAATCCTTTTTAGTTTCGAAGCTTTTAATATCGTGGAATGAAATTCATCATGCGCTTCTATTAAGCTATAAACATCACCTTGTTCAAAGTAATTTACGGACCGATCTAAAACTTCTTTTATATAATTCAATTCATCATCAGTTAAATGGTCTACAGCATCTCTTGCCACAAGCGGTTCAAGTTGAGCCCTTATCAAATTTATTTCATTAATAGATTCCTTAGTAATCCCTTTTACCTGACAGTATCTTCTGGGTTGAATTTCAATTAAATCTTCCAATTCTAATTTGTGTAATGCTTCTCTTATTGGAGTTCTACTAACACCCAGTCGCTCAGCTAATTCAGCTTCGCTAAGTTTATCACCAGGCCTCAGTTCATTTTTTAAAATCATTCCTCTAAGTTGTTTGAAAATAGTTTCACGAATGGATAATGTTTCTATTTTTTTCAAATATCAATGACCTCCTCTTTAATACATTAATAAGCAAAGAGACACATTGTATCCCAGTTATTATATTTATTAGTATATGACACATTGTATCCCAGTTCAATGGTTAATTTAGAATTTTCTAAAAATACAAAATAATATTCTCGATAATCTTAATGTTAAATTCCACTGAATAGACGGTTAAATTGCACATAATTTACAAGCTGTAAATATTTATTGTGACTGCTAAACTAAATGTAACAGTTTCCTCTTGATAAGATTTAACACTTCTTGTCCATTAAGACTCTGGTGACTCTCCAGGAGATCCAGGAAAAATACTACTTTTTCTTCTGAGACACACTAGATATAATAGATTTGTATATCTGAGAGTGTTTAAAGAGGTTTGAAAGGTGGATAAGTGGCAAGTGTTGATATCGTGTGACTAAAAACAGTTGTTGTTCTAATTAATAATCGTGTTTGATAAGAGGTATTACACTTGGCACCAACCGCACCCTATTTCATCCACTTCTATCGTGGTATGCAAGAAACATGAGATCCGTCCATGTACTTCTTATGTACAACAAAAAGCCACTAACATTCCATTCATTGAACAATTGGGAGGTTAGATGTTTTCTATGATTAAATTGATCTGGAACTTGATGACGTTGAAAAATCAGCAAAGGGTATTGGAGAAGCTATGATTCATATTGGTAGAGGGATGGATACATTTATAGGTGGCATTTTAGAGAGGAATTCTTAAAATATAATCGTACCAAAAAAGGCTCCCATATCACCCAAAAGGTAATTCCCTATTATACTTATTATCCTTTTTCCCCGCCGCGAATTTGCACAAGCTTATTCGCGGCTTTCTTTGTATCTTACATCTATACATTTCTCCCTCTATAAAAATAACGGACGAATGAACAACAACTCATCCGTCCAGATTTAAGTATATTATTAGAAGCCGCACTTTCGTTCTTTGTTTTTGGGGTCAGGCACGCTTGCTATAACCCAATAGTTCTTGTTTCTTCTTATTATATTCGTCGTCTGAAATGATCCCCTGGTCTAATAATTCTTTAAATTTTTTGATTTCATCTGCATTTGATAGCTCATTTATTGTATTACCATTATTAGAACTTAAAACTTTCTCTATTTGATCTTCTATTATATTTTTAAACTCTAAAGCTTCTTCATTTTTATTTTTTGCAAAAGCAACGGTATTTTCATCAGAAGCAGCATTTAAATAGCTTGAATATATCCCATCTGTGTTACGGTCACTGCTCCCAACTAAAAACCTGATATAGCCAGTACCTTCCCATGCACTTCCCTTTTTAAAATTAACTGCCGAAATAGACCTTAAAGGAAGCGTAATATCTGATTGACCCATTACAGACTTTGCAAGTCCACGTTTATAAATTTCAATTTTTGATTCATATAGCCTAACTGTAGCAACTTTTCCTTGAAACTCTTTAATACATGGTTTTGTCGTTCCAGTATTAGACGTACTAGCTGAAGAGTTTGATGAATTTTTACGCTTTTTTATAAAAAACCATATAGCCCCAATAATGAAAATAAACAATAAAAACTCAAACATAAAAACTTCCTCCTTTAAATTCTTTGTCCTTTACCTCAATAGCAACATTTCCTTCTGTTATTCATACGAAGTATTCTGCCTCATCCATCGTTTCATTGTTAACATCCTCTGAACATCAAATAAAAACGATCCATGAACATAAACCGAAATAAACCTATGAATTTATCGCCCCTCCCCTACATAGTCAAAACATTCTAACAGTTATAAATTGCACCATAAAATTACATATTTGTAGGTATTTATTCACTGTTATTTGTTATTATATTTTGGAACTATAGGAATTATTATCTTTTACTTTATAAAGTCCATTGACTGTATCCGAG
The Bacillus shivajii DNA segment above includes these coding regions:
- a CDS encoding proline racemase family protein; this translates as MIFSNMVQTIETHTFGEPTRIINGGLLKVKGETVAEQRDYMAENYDWLRRSVIQEPRGHRDMFGAVLLPPTKEGIDFGVIFMDNTNFLNMCGHATIGVSTAIVEMGMVEATEPETKLVLETPAGIVYPTVKIENNRVTAVTFENVPGFLEHRDVVIDLEGIGEIKTDISFGGNYFAWVNADEIGEEIHVSNGTRLKELAARIKEKVNQKVSVKHPTKPYIDKIDIVTFYSKPTIPEATYKNVHIFSDRQADRSPGGTGTTAMVARMVGRGEMDFGEEVVCEGFVGGTFTGKAVRRERLGDMDAVVTEITGTAFVSGFQNILIDPNDPFKHGFKVD
- a CDS encoding TRAP transporter large permease; this encodes MTPALMLLIILLMLALGVPIAFALGVTAVAFLLLLTDLPMSLIVQQLYQGTNSFPLLAIPLFILAGSLMNYSGMSKRLINFALSIVGMVRGGLAFVNVIASVFFGAITGTAAAASAAVGQIMIPIMNKKGYAPGFSAATTSAGSSLGILIPPSVPMILYGSISGISVANLFLTGIPIGLMIAFGYLIVAYFVSLKQDYVVEEQPFSLRNFYKTFLDAIPALLVPAIILGGIMTGVVTPTESAALAVLCGLVAGFIYKELTFKKLMNALEDSVRNTALVMFIVATATILGFSFSSLGIGQQMMGPFMAFSDNPIMIMLMASLILFIGGLIFDGTVMVVVLVPLFLPLVQATAIDPLQFAMVVIIVWGIGQQTPPVASGLYITTAIAKVNMLKASKYNIWYISVLIVALIGMIFYPDVMLYFPRLLVQ
- a CDS encoding TRAP transporter small permease — its product is MKTIHRSVFLVIKYVNNTVLFSMFVILLIQVIFRRALGSPLPWPEEMALLTMIWITFLGAYQCTFEDKHLKMSFLEDKLSPILKPFLLIVSKGIVLTFLAITNVWAYPFIQTAGKTTLPITGLPMWVPYGMIWLAFILMFIEVLIQLIKEIYELTLKIRNRKISDEPSKEGE
- a CDS encoding DctP family TRAP transporter solute-binding subunit, which encodes MIKQNVILSFSFFLLFILLLGCTSSEEGSTNVETDPITLSFAYELPTDHPWGIGAEEFKEIVERETEGAITIAIHGGGALGGSGAEIQEGTELGTIDIGISSTPLAQINPYVEIFSLPYIFTDRENAWDVMDGEIGEQVGGYLEDNNLKHLAFWEDGFRQVTNSTRQITSPEDFDGLSVRVPESTVRIETFEALGANPLPMSFSEVFTALQQGAIDGQENPLSVVESSSFYDVQEYLTITNHVYSPASLFINYDKWDSLTEEQQSILVEAAEAGRDTNRELNAEQDESLIADFQERGMDVHVIEDIVPFQELTQSVWTNVTEELGEEAQEIIDDILETQQ
- a CDS encoding GntR family transcriptional regulator, with product MKKIETLSIRETIFKQLRGMILKNELRPGDKLSEAELAERLGVSRTPIREALHKLELEDLIEIQPRRYCQVKGITKESINEINLIRAQLEPLVARDAVDHLTDDELNYIKEVLDRSVNYFEQGDVYSLIEAHDEFHSTILKASKLKRIVKLLENLHDYIISFRYSFMSRPDLVKRSIYEHQDIFEALEKRDSDKVEELFRIHLEGVLDYESVVLEDM
- a CDS encoding SHOCT domain-containing protein, encoding MFEFLLFIFIIGAIWFFIKKRKNSSNSSASTSNTGTTKPCIKEFQGKVATVRLYESKIEIYKRGLAKSVMGQSDITLPLRSISAVNFKKGSAWEGTGYIRFLVGSSDRNTDGIYSSYLNAASDENTVAFAKNKNEEALEFKNIIEDQIEKVLSSNNGNTINELSNADEIKKFKELLDQGIISDDEYNKKKQELLGYSKRA